A window of Stutzerimonas stutzeri genomic DNA:
GGCTGCCTGCCTCGAGCAGGTCTGAGACTAAGCGAATGAAAGGAGTTACAGCGTGACCTCGGGTACCGAAGAAGAAACACTGGCGCAGATCAAAGACTGGTGGCAGCGCAACGGCAAGCCGCTGCTGCTGGGGGCGGTGCTGGCCCTGGTATTGGTATTTGGCTGGCAGTTCTGGCAGAAACATCAGATCAACCAGGCGCAGAGCGCCTCGCTCGTTTACCAGCAGTTGCTGGTCGCTGCGTTGGAAACCGGTGAGGCCGACGCCGCCGAGATCTCGCGCCTGGGCAATCTGTTGAAGAAGGACTTTGCCGGTACGCACTACGCGCAATACGGCAGTCTGTTCATGGCCAAGGTGGCGGTCGAGTCCGGTCGACTGGATGAGGCGGCTAGCGAGCTCCGCGCCGTCGTCGACAAGCCAGCCGACAAAACGCTGGATGAGCTGGCACGTCAGCGCCTTGCGCGCGTTCTGGCCACGCAGGACAAGGCTGATGAAGCGCTCAAGCTGCTGGATGGCAAGGTCGATCAGGCGTTCGTCGCCAGCCGTGAAGAGCTTCGGGGCGATCTGCTCGTGCAGCTAGGCCGTAGCGACGACGCCCACGCGGCTTACACCAAGGCCAAGGAGTCGCTGTCCCAGGATGCCGCCATTGGTGGCCTGCAAATGAAGCTGGATGATTTGGCCCGAGGGGAGGCGTAAACGATGCGCTGGAAGACTGCAGCGTTGCTGACCTTGGCCGTACTGGCCGCAGGTTGCAGCAGCAAGGACACTAAAGAACTGGAGCCGGCGGAACTCACCAAGTTCAAGGCAGAAATCTCCTTGAAGAAAGAGTGGAGCCGCTCGATCGGTGAGGGGCAGGGTAAAACCTATAACTTGCTGACCCCGGTGGTATACGGCGATCAGATCTACGCCGCCGACGTCGAAGGACTGGTGGTTTCCATGGATCGGTTGACCGGCAAGGTCAATTGGAAGAAGAAGCTCGACAAGCCGGTTTCCGGCGGCGTGGGT
This region includes:
- a CDS encoding tetratricopeptide repeat protein yields the protein MTSGTEEETLAQIKDWWQRNGKPLLLGAVLALVLVFGWQFWQKHQINQAQSASLVYQQLLVAALETGEADAAEISRLGNLLKKDFAGTHYAQYGSLFMAKVAVESGRLDEAASELRAVVDKPADKTLDELARQRLARVLATQDKADEALKLLDGKVDQAFVASREELRGDLLVQLGRSDDAHAAYTKAKESLSQDAAIGGLQMKLDDLARGEA